A DNA window from Comamonas fluminis contains the following coding sequences:
- a CDS encoding spinster family MFS transporter: protein MSASATASVPQAASASSRPASNVTGWRRHYLLLVLLLVYGMSMIDRQIMGVLIEPIKKEMGVSDSAMGLLTGLAFALFYSILAVPFGRFADRTNRRNLIAWCCGGWSIATGLCGMAVGFWSLTAARVGVAVGEAGSTAASTTMIADVYPPEQRSRAMSVFSLGPHLGSLVGLGVGAWIAQHYGWRAAFLWLAVPGVVIALVLRLTCREPIRGAQEARPVTAAVAEKFSEAMAVLLGNKAFVRLALASMLMAFAGYAIGMWNTAFLVRSHGLQLKDAGAIMGFIGGPAAIAGALLSGWVTDVMARRDSRWQVGVPLLGTLISVPLGIAFYLNDSTQTWQLAGLQIPHAIGFYGFFAVFSSFWAAPVFAALTNVIAATRLATALSIYNLLLTAVGGGLGPLVVGLLSDAFTAHAGQESLRWALVCMLAFYLLAAVIYGWAIKPYVGFLKSKRIA, encoded by the coding sequence ATGAGTGCATCTGCAACGGCCTCGGTGCCGCAAGCGGCTTCGGCCAGTTCCAGACCGGCAAGCAATGTGACAGGGTGGCGGCGCCACTATCTGTTGCTGGTGCTGCTGCTGGTCTATGGCATGAGCATGATTGATCGACAGATCATGGGCGTGCTGATCGAGCCCATCAAAAAGGAGATGGGGGTTTCCGACAGCGCCATGGGCCTGCTCACAGGGTTGGCTTTTGCATTGTTCTACAGCATTCTGGCTGTGCCGTTTGGCCGCTTTGCAGACCGCACCAACCGCCGCAATCTGATTGCCTGGTGCTGCGGCGGCTGGAGTATTGCCACGGGTCTGTGTGGCATGGCCGTGGGCTTCTGGAGCCTGACGGCGGCGCGTGTGGGTGTGGCGGTGGGAGAGGCTGGCAGCACAGCGGCATCAACCACCATGATTGCCGACGTCTATCCGCCAGAGCAGCGCAGCCGCGCCATGAGCGTGTTCAGCCTTGGCCCGCATCTGGGCTCGCTGGTGGGGCTGGGTGTGGGGGCCTGGATTGCCCAGCACTATGGCTGGCGTGCAGCGTTCCTGTGGCTGGCTGTGCCCGGTGTGGTGATTGCACTGGTGCTGCGCCTGACCTGCCGCGAACCCATACGTGGTGCGCAGGAAGCGCGGCCCGTGACAGCGGCGGTGGCTGAGAAATTCAGCGAGGCCATGGCTGTGCTGCTGGGCAACAAGGCTTTTGTCAGGCTGGCGCTGGCCAGCATGTTGATGGCTTTTGCGGGCTATGCGATTGGCATGTGGAACACCGCGTTTCTGGTGCGCTCGCACGGCCTGCAGCTCAAGGATGCGGGCGCCATCATGGGCTTCATCGGCGGCCCGGCGGCCATTGCCGGGGCTTTGCTTAGCGGCTGGGTGACAGATGTGATGGCCAGGCGCGACTCGCGCTGGCAAGTGGGTGTGCCGCTGCTGGGAACGCTGATTTCAGTGCCACTGGGCATTGCGTTCTATCTCAACGACTCGACGCAAACCTGGCAACTGGCGGGTTTGCAGATTCCCCATGCGATTGGCTTTTATGGCTTCTTCGCCGTCTTCTCCAGCTTCTGGGCAGCTCCCGTGTTTGCGGCGCTGACGAATGTGATTGCCGCAACGCGACTGGCTACTGCGCTGTCCATCTACAACCTGCTGCTGACGGCCGTGGGCGGCGGGCTGGGCCCGCTGGTGGTGGGCTTGCTCAGCGATGCGTTCACGGCGCATGCGGGTCAAGAATCACTTCGCTGGGCGCTGGTGTGCATGCTGGCTTTCTACCTGCTGGCAGCTGTGATCTATGGTTGGGCAATCAAGCCGTATGTGGGCTTTCTTAAATCAAAAAGGATAGCTTGA
- a CDS encoding acyl-CoA dehydrogenase — protein sequence MNFDFSDDQNALRNEIRKFLSKESPLTKARALLEGEGCYDQGVWSGMAQLGVTGLMLPEDCGGIGLGAMEMCVVAEEVGRQLSPVPLASTMYLAVQALLLSTQEHSAQRQQWLLPVSGGSIGCLAAATDGAKPLADLPLFDGQTLTGECPLVADGLAAQWGVALARNAQGNEVLVAFKADDTVQRKALKTLDPSKPYAALSFARTSAELLDGTRSAADVLARVRNRAAVLLAFEQLGAADAALEMASSYAKERKAFGRAIGSYQGIKHKLANLYTGNQLARAHCYYGAWALTADMDAADGTAELAGAAAAARVSSTQALSNAAQENLHTHGGMGYTWELDCHLFYRRARQQAVELGNIHAWREQVAAELQKRLDQPAVAAVAKSAAGADTQSMDFEDTPEEAAFRAECQAWLQANAQPKLSADDYYGRDMTAEQRMNDARRWQGKKAAAGFGAITWPKVLGGRGGTPMQELIWRQEEGKFKVPTGMFNVSLGMVLPSVMAHASPEVLGQHVAPALGGKNLWCQLLSEPGAGSDLGMVRTRAERATDGREGWIINGQKVWTSLAQFAQFGLVLTRTNPQASKFEGLSTFYLDMKTPGITVRPIRQAGGESEFNEVFFEDVFVPDSQLVGKLGGGWKVTLTGLMSERLAIGGVMPAELWRTTAGLLADYDFEGKPALQDGRMRERWADLYLKEQALWLLQCRALTALSKGRQPGPEMSGAKNVAAAALQSFSYFAIDLLGERGVLAASELGERFAMVERLWFGAAGMRIAGGTDEVVLNSIGERVLGLAPEPRADKDVPFSELVA from the coding sequence ATGAATTTCGATTTCAGTGATGACCAGAATGCCTTGCGCAACGAGATACGCAAATTCCTGAGCAAGGAATCGCCGCTGACCAAGGCGCGCGCCTTACTGGAAGGTGAGGGCTGCTACGACCAGGGCGTGTGGAGCGGCATGGCTCAGCTGGGCGTGACGGGGCTGATGCTGCCCGAAGACTGCGGCGGCATCGGATTGGGCGCGATGGAGATGTGCGTGGTGGCCGAGGAAGTGGGCCGCCAGCTCAGCCCTGTGCCACTGGCATCTACCATGTATCTGGCGGTGCAGGCCTTGCTGCTATCAACGCAAGAGCACTCTGCGCAACGCCAGCAATGGCTGCTGCCGGTTTCTGGTGGAAGCATTGGCTGCCTGGCCGCTGCGACGGATGGTGCAAAGCCGCTGGCTGATCTGCCGCTGTTTGATGGCCAAACCTTGACCGGTGAATGCCCGCTGGTGGCCGATGGCCTGGCCGCGCAATGGGGTGTGGCGCTGGCGCGCAATGCCCAAGGCAATGAAGTGCTGGTGGCTTTCAAGGCTGACGACACCGTGCAGCGCAAGGCACTCAAAACGCTGGACCCTTCCAAGCCCTATGCGGCGCTGAGCTTTGCCCGCACGAGTGCCGAATTGCTGGACGGCACACGCAGTGCAGCCGATGTACTAGCCCGCGTGCGCAACCGCGCAGCCGTGCTGCTGGCTTTTGAACAACTGGGTGCGGCCGATGCAGCGCTGGAAATGGCGAGCAGCTATGCCAAGGAGCGCAAGGCCTTTGGCCGTGCCATCGGCTCCTATCAGGGCATCAAGCACAAGCTGGCCAATCTCTATACCGGCAACCAGCTGGCACGTGCCCATTGCTACTACGGTGCCTGGGCGCTGACCGCAGATATGGATGCGGCGGACGGTACAGCAGAATTGGCGGGGGCAGCTGCAGCAGCGCGGGTGAGCAGCACGCAGGCCTTGTCGAATGCAGCGCAGGAAAACCTGCACACCCATGGTGGCATGGGCTACACATGGGAACTGGACTGCCATCTGTTCTATCGCCGTGCTCGCCAGCAGGCCGTAGAGCTGGGCAATATCCACGCTTGGCGCGAGCAGGTCGCAGCCGAGCTGCAAAAGCGTCTGGACCAGCCTGCTGTGGCTGCAGTTGCCAAGAGCGCTGCTGGCGCAGACACTCAGTCCATGGACTTTGAAGACACGCCCGAAGAAGCCGCCTTCCGCGCCGAATGCCAGGCCTGGCTGCAGGCCAATGCCCAGCCCAAGCTCAGCGCTGACGACTATTACGGCCGTGACATGACGGCAGAGCAGCGCATGAACGATGCCCGGCGCTGGCAGGGCAAGAAGGCGGCTGCTGGCTTTGGCGCCATCACATGGCCCAAGGTGCTGGGTGGTCGTGGCGGCACGCCCATGCAGGAGCTGATCTGGCGTCAGGAAGAGGGCAAGTTCAAAGTGCCCACCGGCATGTTCAATGTGAGCCTGGGCATGGTGCTGCCATCGGTCATGGCCCATGCCAGCCCTGAAGTGCTGGGCCAGCATGTGGCGCCTGCACTGGGCGGCAAAAACCTGTGGTGCCAGCTGCTGAGCGAGCCGGGCGCAGGGTCTGATCTGGGCATGGTGCGCACCCGGGCCGAGCGCGCCACCGATGGGCGCGAAGGCTGGATCATCAATGGTCAGAAGGTCTGGACTTCGCTGGCGCAGTTTGCGCAGTTCGGTCTGGTGCTGACGCGCACCAACCCGCAGGCCAGCAAGTTTGAGGGCTTGAGCACCTTCTATCTGGATATGAAGACGCCGGGCATCACCGTGCGCCCCATCCGTCAGGCCGGTGGTGAGTCGGAGTTCAATGAGGTTTTCTTCGAGGACGTTTTTGTGCCCGACAGCCAGCTGGTGGGCAAGCTGGGCGGGGGCTGGAAGGTCACGCTCACCGGCCTGATGTCCGAGCGCCTGGCCATTGGCGGTGTGATGCCCGCCGAGCTGTGGCGCACCACGGCAGGCCTGCTGGCCGACTATGACTTTGAAGGCAAGCCCGCGCTGCAGGACGGACGCATGCGCGAGCGCTGGGCCGATCTGTATCTGAAAGAGCAGGCTTTGTGGCTGCTGCAATGCCGTGCGCTGACGGCGCTGAGCAAGGGCCGCCAGCCTGGCCCGGAAATGAGCGGCGCCAAAAACGTGGCGGCCGCAGCGCTGCAGTCGTTCAGCTATTTCGCCATCGACCTGCTGGGCGAGCGCGGCGTGCTGGCGGCCAGCGAACTGGGCGAGCGCTTTGCCATGGTTGAGCGGCTGTGGTTTGGCGCTGCCGGCATGCGCATTGCGGGGGGCACCGATGAGGTGGTGCTCAACAGCATTGGCGAGCGTGTGCTGGGCCTGGCCCCGGAGCCTCGGGCTGACAAGGATGTGCCTTTTAGCGAACTGGTTGCCTAG
- a CDS encoding MFS transporter, with translation MTETNPDTRSRLYVLILLTALSALTFMDRQILAVLLQPIKQEFGFSDLQIGLITGLGFALTFGALGIPLGRLADKHERRSIIAWCRGVGGCIAAAGALSSGAGGLTASRAGAALGDAGGGAASMSILADLYAPTERSRAMSVFGVGSAIGALLALLLGPMFAQWWGWRASMLIIGVAIVLLSLVLRLTIQEPARVLIQAAAPADQASAPAARQSAVALIWNEPVTRFLIMGAACALIAGLSIGAWNVALLARRFDLSLKQAGGLSAVAAFLSVSGSLFSGWLTDRMAKKDVRWQIRIPVIGVALAVVFGLTYLLISDSLFEVSLACMLVYSFFTAWWAPATYAALSLVVPAQRRATASAMVLMAGALLGNGVGPIVAGWLSDVLNAVTQGQGLRYALVAMMCMLLPGLWAFMRALEFYPTAYGRAHPPAAVPA, from the coding sequence ATGACAGAGACAAACCCCGATACCCGCTCCCGGCTCTATGTGCTGATTCTGCTGACAGCCTTGTCTGCCCTCACGTTCATGGACCGGCAGATTCTTGCGGTGCTGCTGCAGCCCATCAAGCAGGAATTTGGCTTTTCCGATCTGCAGATCGGGTTGATTACCGGCCTTGGCTTTGCGCTAACTTTTGGTGCGCTGGGCATTCCGCTGGGGCGCCTGGCGGACAAGCATGAACGTCGCTCCATCATCGCCTGGTGCCGCGGTGTGGGGGGCTGCATTGCGGCGGCGGGTGCGCTGTCCAGCGGCGCCGGTGGGCTCACGGCATCGCGCGCTGGTGCGGCGCTGGGCGATGCGGGTGGCGGGGCTGCTTCCATGTCCATTCTTGCCGATCTGTATGCGCCGACCGAGCGCTCGCGCGCCATGAGTGTGTTTGGTGTGGGCAGTGCCATTGGCGCTTTGCTGGCGCTGCTGCTGGGCCCCATGTTTGCGCAGTGGTGGGGCTGGCGGGCGAGCATGCTCATCATTGGCGTGGCCATTGTGCTGCTGTCTCTGGTGCTGCGTCTGACCATTCAGGAGCCAGCCCGGGTGCTGATACAGGCAGCGGCACCAGCCGATCAGGCGAGTGCGCCTGCAGCCCGCCAGTCTGCCGTGGCTTTGATATGGAATGAGCCTGTAACCCGCTTTCTGATTATGGGAGCCGCTTGCGCTTTGATAGCGGGCTTGTCGATTGGTGCGTGGAACGTGGCCTTGCTGGCCCGGCGTTTTGATCTGAGCCTGAAGCAGGCCGGTGGCCTGTCGGCGGTGGCGGCATTTCTCTCGGTTTCGGGTAGTCTGTTCTCGGGCTGGCTGACGGATCGCATGGCCAAGAAGGATGTGCGCTGGCAGATTCGCATTCCGGTCATTGGCGTGGCGCTGGCCGTGGTGTTTGGCCTGACGTATCTGCTGATCTCTGACAGCCTGTTTGAGGTCTCGCTGGCCTGCATGCTGGTCTATTCGTTCTTTACCGCCTGGTGGGCGCCAGCCACTTATGCGGCGCTGAGTCTGGTTGTTCCCGCGCAGCGTCGCGCCACGGCTAGTGCCATGGTTCTGATGGCGGGCGCGCTGCTGGGCAATGGCGTGGGGCCGATTGTGGCCGGCTGGCTCAGCGATGTGCTCAATGCGGTCACCCAGGGCCAGGGGCTGCGCTACGCGCTGGTGGCCATGATGTGCATGCTGCTGCCGGGGCTGTGGGCCTTCATGCGCGCGCTGGAGTTCTATCCCACTGCCTACGGCCGCGCTCATCCACCAGCAGCGGTGCCAGCCTGA
- a CDS encoding EthD domain-containing protein produces MTEVWKMIYLARRNPALAAEEFPQAWREHSALGRQCKNVGQRVRAVAQCSRQLMEATAPLSQDYDGVNLMVLADREAGSVIWSDPETLAVMRPDEPRVFADYVRNFSLLCRQQVLHDSLAPEALPQNGQVLLIGFFQRSDEWKPASERLSNCPDAWRAPGLSSASRIVCNTVDEAPPVGYGYRYIVEWWFDSLQQARQAVQNLNTAGSMGEYGWGDAVWMLTEVTHSRP; encoded by the coding sequence ATGACTGAAGTGTGGAAGATGATTTATCTGGCGCGACGCAACCCCGCGCTGGCCGCCGAAGAGTTTCCGCAGGCCTGGCGTGAGCATTCGGCCTTGGGCCGCCAATGCAAGAACGTGGGCCAGCGGGTCAGGGCAGTGGCGCAATGCTCGCGCCAGTTGATGGAGGCTACAGCACCCTTGAGTCAGGACTATGACGGCGTCAATCTCATGGTGCTGGCAGACCGCGAGGCGGGCTCGGTCATCTGGAGCGACCCCGAAACTCTGGCAGTGATGCGCCCCGATGAACCGCGTGTGTTTGCCGACTATGTGCGCAATTTTTCCCTGCTGTGTCGCCAGCAGGTGCTGCATGACAGCCTGGCGCCAGAGGCCCTGCCGCAAAACGGGCAGGTGCTGCTGATTGGCTTTTTTCAGCGCAGCGATGAATGGAAGCCTGCCAGCGAGCGCCTTAGCAATTGCCCTGATGCATGGCGTGCACCGGGGCTGTCGAGTGCATCCCGCATTGTCTGCAACACCGTGGATGAGGCGCCGCCTGTGGGCTATGGCTATCGCTATATCGTGGAGTGGTGGTTTGATTCGCTGCAGCAGGCACGCCAGGCAGTGCAGAACCTGAACACAGCCGGGAGCATGGGCGAATATGGCTGGGGAGATGCCGTGTGGATGCTGACCGAGGTGACGCACAGCAGGCCCTGA
- a CDS encoding Rieske 2Fe-2S domain-containing protein, whose product MATTKDYRLGEFTYPRGWFMISEAKALDTHKPVAVRFFGQDFALYRGRESGKVILLDAYCPHMKTHLAAPNTTSYVVIDGGGSNVEGDGIRCPYHGWRFGSDGKCDNIPYHDGPIPAAAAVKSWKVVENYGAIWVWFDPEGGEPDYDLPTFGDWTDETFVNGDWDYLGELSQHPMEVVDNIADYGHLSPIHGSTVARFENEFKGHNAIQRQCGGHRTLVGEGGASSDLHTDTWYHGPGILVSKVSGMFNSFMMIMHTPIEDGKIKVWHNLLVKTAHGGLPGKADVVAAKQFQEASRLAFAQDFEVWSQKAACLNPLFIPSDGAFLKARIWYKQFYNPRAKASEYLEQCEGKYIPKGMVAYTQEPEEATA is encoded by the coding sequence ATGGCAACCACGAAGGATTACCGCCTCGGTGAATTTACCTACCCCCGTGGCTGGTTCATGATTTCCGAAGCCAAGGCGCTCGACACCCACAAGCCCGTGGCTGTGCGCTTTTTCGGCCAGGATTTTGCGCTGTACCGTGGCCGCGAAAGCGGCAAGGTGATTCTGCTGGACGCGTACTGCCCCCACATGAAGACCCACCTGGCAGCGCCCAACACCACCAGCTATGTGGTGATCGACGGCGGTGGCAGCAACGTGGAAGGCGACGGCATTCGCTGCCCTTATCACGGCTGGCGCTTCGGCTCGGACGGCAAGTGCGACAACATTCCCTACCACGACGGCCCCATCCCCGCGGCTGCCGCAGTCAAGAGCTGGAAGGTCGTTGAAAACTACGGCGCCATCTGGGTCTGGTTCGATCCCGAAGGCGGTGAGCCCGACTACGATCTGCCCACCTTTGGCGACTGGACGGACGAAACCTTTGTCAACGGCGACTGGGACTACCTGGGCGAATTGAGCCAGCATCCCATGGAAGTGGTGGACAACATTGCCGACTACGGTCACCTGAGCCCCATCCACGGCTCCACCGTGGCGCGCTTCGAGAACGAATTCAAGGGCCATAACGCCATTCAGCGCCAGTGCGGCGGCCACCGCACACTGGTGGGCGAAGGCGGCGCAAGCTCTGACCTGCACACCGACACCTGGTACCACGGCCCCGGCATTCTGGTCTCCAAGGTCAGCGGCATGTTCAACTCGTTCATGATGATCATGCACACCCCCATTGAGGACGGCAAGATCAAGGTCTGGCACAACCTGCTGGTCAAGACCGCCCACGGCGGCCTGCCCGGCAAGGCCGATGTGGTCGCAGCCAAGCAATTCCAGGAAGCCAGCCGCCTGGCCTTTGCACAGGACTTCGAAGTCTGGTCGCAAAAGGCTGCTTGCCTGAACCCGCTGTTCATCCCCAGCGACGGCGCCTTCCTCAAGGCCCGTATCTGGTACAAGCAGTTCTACAACCCTCGCGCCAAGGCTTCCGAGTATCTGGAGCAGTGCGAAGGCAAGTACATCCCCAAGGGCATGGTGGCCTACACCCAGGAGCCCGAGGAAGCGACTGCCTGA
- a CDS encoding AMP-binding protein, which produces MKRTFNLADIFEVVAQAVPDRIAFGCGEQKLTFSQLDKRANQLGNALRARGIGRGDNVGIQLYNCAEYLEAFFACSKIGAIPVNVNYRYVADELQGLFNSLHLRGLVYGADFDAAVLDVLPQVPTLRLALRVGDEQQNLPKLVQPYEAVLAEGAEQLSDPQRSDDDIFMLCTGGTTGLPKGVMWPHKSLFMGALGGGGYYFRRPPIDAPEELLQLVPNGPALAYLAAAPLMHGAAMWSTLISLFSGHPVYVNDRKNFDPEHMLDLIERNKINVIAVVGDAMALPIIQALENNPGRWPLKSLMIFGNGGAVFSRHLQERLLVQVPHLMLNNGMASSESGVLGGGDKTPEGEGFMRITPRPDLSVISEDLRILTQPGEEGILSRRGYTPLGYYGDPKKTAETFVVIDGSRWVLTGDRARIDTTGEYVVLGRGSQCINTGGEKVYPEEVEEAARRCKSVQDVVVIGIPDERWGSKVAAVVQVQPGQEFDLQDFEKVCRANLSGYKVPRAVYVATEVKRSPAGKADYRWAKAFAADHEPLSTAAVA; this is translated from the coding sequence ATGAAACGGACCTTTAACCTGGCAGATATTTTTGAAGTGGTGGCGCAGGCTGTGCCTGACCGTATTGCCTTTGGCTGCGGGGAGCAAAAGCTCACTTTCAGCCAGCTGGACAAGCGGGCCAACCAGCTGGGCAATGCGCTGCGCGCGCGCGGCATTGGCCGTGGCGACAACGTCGGCATTCAGCTCTACAACTGCGCTGAATATCTGGAGGCCTTTTTTGCCTGCAGCAAGATTGGCGCCATTCCTGTCAATGTGAATTACCGCTATGTAGCCGACGAGCTGCAGGGCCTGTTCAACAGCCTGCATCTGCGTGGGCTGGTGTATGGCGCTGACTTTGATGCGGCAGTGCTTGATGTGCTGCCGCAGGTACCTACGCTGCGCCTGGCGCTGCGCGTGGGGGATGAACAGCAGAACTTGCCCAAACTGGTGCAGCCCTATGAGGCGGTGCTGGCCGAAGGTGCAGAGCAGCTCAGTGATCCGCAGCGCAGCGATGACGATATTTTCATGCTCTGCACGGGCGGCACTACGGGCTTGCCCAAGGGCGTGATGTGGCCGCACAAGTCGCTGTTCATGGGTGCTCTGGGTGGTGGTGGCTACTACTTCCGCCGTCCGCCCATCGATGCACCTGAAGAGCTGCTGCAGCTGGTGCCGAATGGCCCGGCGCTGGCCTATCTGGCTGCTGCGCCGCTGATGCACGGTGCGGCCATGTGGTCCACGCTGATCAGTCTCTTCTCGGGTCACCCTGTCTATGTGAACGACCGCAAGAACTTCGATCCGGAGCATATGCTCGACCTGATCGAGCGCAACAAGATCAATGTGATTGCAGTGGTTGGTGACGCCATGGCCTTGCCCATCATTCAGGCGCTGGAAAACAACCCGGGCCGCTGGCCGCTGAAGTCGCTGATGATTTTTGGCAATGGCGGCGCGGTGTTCTCACGCCATTTGCAGGAGCGCTTGCTGGTGCAGGTGCCGCATCTGATGCTTAACAACGGTATGGCCAGCTCCGAATCTGGCGTGCTGGGCGGTGGTGACAAGACGCCCGAAGGCGAGGGCTTCATGCGTATCACGCCAAGGCCTGATTTGAGTGTGATCTCGGAAGACCTGCGCATCCTGACCCAGCCCGGAGAGGAGGGCATTCTGTCCCGCCGTGGCTATACGCCGCTGGGCTATTACGGCGACCCCAAGAAGACGGCCGAGACCTTTGTGGTGATTGATGGCAGCCGCTGGGTGCTGACCGGTGACCGCGCCCGCATTGACACGACTGGCGAGTATGTGGTGCTGGGCCGTGGCTCGCAATGCATCAACACCGGCGGTGAAAAAGTCTATCCCGAAGAGGTAGAAGAAGCAGCGCGCCGCTGCAAGTCGGTGCAAGACGTGGTGGTGATTGGTATTCCCGATGAGCGCTGGGGCAGCAAGGTGGCTGCCGTGGTGCAGGTGCAGCCGGGCCAGGAGTTTGATCTGCAGGATTTCGAGAAAGTCTGCCGTGCAAACCTCTCGGGCTACAAGGTGCCGCGTGCCGTGTATGTGGCCACCGAGGTCAAGCGCAGCCCGGCTGGCAAGGCCGACTACCGCTGGGCCAAGGCCTTCGCCGCTGACCACGAGCCGCTGAGCACAGCTGCCGTGGCCTGA
- a CDS encoding N-acyl-D-amino-acid deacylase family protein, with translation MMSQLDVLIRNGQLVDGTGAPAYVADIAIKDGRIAAIGSDLETSLGGACQTIDAAGLIVTPGFVDVHTHFDGQATWDERLWPTSQQGVTTAVMGNCGVGFAPCRPEDRNTLIALMEGVEDIPDTALHEGLPWTWESFPQYLQALSERRYDIDIAALLPHGPLRVYAMGERAVRREQATEQDLQAMQELVRQGLEAGAVGLSTSRTMAHRSKSGDFTPMYQAVSEELLALGLSLKNYPNSVFQMISDFDHTEDEFNILRRVSQDTGCASTLTVLQYLHRPQLHRELLGHIEQANAQGQRIMGQVLNRPVGVLMGFECSLNPFSCKPSYEALAHLPPAERIAALAQPATRSAILSEKDGKPHLFMEYFGQNFAAMYPWIDEQPNYLPQPCDSLQAMADAAGVPPLEWMYDFMLGQGGQALVYLPMANYLGNDSTALHELLRHPHTVPALGDGGAHVGTICDGSATTFLLTEWVRDRGAFTMEAAVQLLTQRPASLYGFHDRGVLEVGKLADINIIDLAQLKILPPHIVRDLPAGGKRFLQGAEGYRYTLKSGQITYQDGRSTDALPGRLVRRHQA, from the coding sequence ATGATGTCGCAGCTAGATGTACTGATCCGCAATGGCCAGCTGGTGGATGGAACGGGAGCCCCCGCCTACGTGGCCGATATAGCGATCAAAGACGGGCGTATTGCCGCCATAGGCAGTGACCTGGAAACAAGCCTTGGCGGCGCCTGCCAGACCATTGATGCCGCAGGTTTGATCGTCACCCCCGGCTTTGTCGATGTGCACACGCACTTTGACGGGCAGGCCACCTGGGATGAACGCCTGTGGCCCACCTCGCAGCAAGGCGTGACCACCGCCGTCATGGGCAATTGCGGCGTGGGCTTTGCCCCCTGCCGCCCCGAAGACCGCAACACCCTGATTGCACTGATGGAGGGCGTGGAAGACATTCCCGACACCGCCTTGCACGAAGGCCTGCCCTGGACCTGGGAGAGCTTTCCGCAGTATCTGCAGGCACTGTCCGAGCGCCGCTATGACATCGACATCGCAGCCCTGCTGCCCCACGGCCCGTTGCGCGTTTATGCCATGGGCGAGCGCGCTGTGCGGCGCGAGCAGGCCACCGAGCAGGACCTGCAAGCCATGCAGGAGCTGGTGCGCCAGGGGCTGGAAGCCGGTGCGGTGGGGCTGTCCACCTCGCGCACCATGGCGCATCGCAGCAAGTCCGGCGACTTCACGCCGATGTACCAGGCCGTGAGCGAAGAGCTGCTTGCGCTGGGGCTGTCGCTCAAGAACTACCCGAACAGCGTCTTTCAGATGATTTCGGACTTTGACCATACCGAGGACGAATTCAATATCCTGCGCCGCGTCAGCCAGGATACGGGCTGCGCCAGCACACTGACCGTGCTGCAGTACCTGCACCGCCCGCAGTTGCACCGCGAGCTGCTGGGGCACATCGAGCAGGCCAACGCGCAGGGCCAGCGCATCATGGGCCAGGTGCTCAACCGCCCTGTTGGCGTACTCATGGGCTTTGAATGCAGCCTCAACCCGTTTTCCTGCAAGCCCAGCTATGAGGCACTGGCGCATCTGCCACCCGCAGAGCGCATCGCCGCGCTGGCCCAGCCCGCCACGCGCAGCGCCATTCTGAGCGAGAAGGACGGCAAGCCGCATCTCTTCATGGAGTACTTTGGCCAGAACTTTGCCGCCATGTACCCCTGGATAGACGAGCAGCCCAACTACCTGCCCCAGCCCTGTGATTCCCTTCAAGCCATGGCAGATGCCGCAGGCGTGCCGCCGCTGGAGTGGATGTACGACTTCATGCTGGGCCAGGGTGGCCAGGCGCTGGTATATCTGCCCATGGCCAACTATCTGGGCAACGACAGCACCGCCCTGCACGAGCTGCTGCGCCACCCGCACACCGTTCCCGCGCTGGGAGATGGCGGCGCCCATGTGGGCACCATCTGCGACGGCAGTGCCACCACCTTTTTGCTGACCGAATGGGTGCGCGACAGAGGCGCTTTCACCATGGAGGCCGCTGTGCAGCTGCTGACGCAGCGCCCCGCGTCGCTCTACGGCTTTCATGACCGGGGTGTTCTGGAAGTGGGCAAGCTGGCCGATATCAACATCATCGACCTTGCGCAGCTGAAAATTCTGCCGCCCCACATCGTCAGAGACCTGCCAGCAGGCGGCAAGCGCTTTCTGCAAGGTGCTGAAGGCTATCGCTACACGCTCAAATCAGGCCAGATCACCTATCAGGACGGGCGTTCCACAGACGCGCTGCCCGGTCGACTGGTTCGCCGCCATCAGGCCTGA